A stretch of the Uranotaenia lowii strain MFRU-FL chromosome 3, ASM2978415v1, whole genome shotgun sequence genome encodes the following:
- the LOC129756677 gene encoding myoneurin-like isoform X1, whose amino-acid sequence MISVFKITHFQPLNDGSLHWFNNLQGALFSVLPTKCPSERMVLVVHASSFPLFLTSLRSLLHAIEMAVFELASYPEVCRICLHSIPVSSMIPLKKYNSELNDTVDQLINSVAYTVPKNLEHLFPQQVCKKCYTSLESFITFRSNMILFHQFMEALVEVKQANTSLIKNLFQKRPEVVGLLQTLNLCNKEKASVDDLLDEFPSYRLAQLPAKYELHSEGIKKELRDDVDFEPLSDSIPESIETTELVIKLDPMEALMDSQSTESHSPRNDNFDDLAEDRVVSEHEPETSAEYLPEIKVKRKRDRSKNAPKTLKTVYQCPNCDFKTTHKRKFQRHGKTHLKKEIKRFVCRESGCTEVFSESREYLAHRANHRLFTCEYCGSQFKTASDLKSHLLLHEGKPIFRCEYCDYTAVKREYVKLHVRNQHVKTNSFKCDVCDLIFAKKITLKNHMNIHTKEKTYNCRICEKVFYVESYLKKHVANVHEKTRRKCEYCSRDFCLKEVLVDHIEKDHGIQMRFICDICLDVSPSQSALDVHRKRHENPKHLECGRCLTAHTTQEALDNHLCITYRDNYFCCGRDRRHHTTYNKHMYQAHGMRTNARVKPVPGELMGVARAKRKRVESCSFCEMIFETRALKKKHLETCRAALDSADQHG is encoded by the exons ATGATTTCTGTGTTTAAAATAACTCATTTCCAGCCGCTGAATGATGGGTCACTTCATTGGTTCAATAATCTACAAGGAGCACTTTTTAGCGTGCTTCCAACGAAATGCCCCTCggagcgtatggtactggtggtccacgcttCTTCTTTCCCCTTGTTCCTGAcatctctgcgttctctgctccacg CAATTGAAATGGCCGTGTTCGAATTAGCATCCTATCCGGAAGTATGCCGAATATGTCTGCATTCGATTCCGGTGAGTTCGATGATCCCACTGAAGAAATATAATTCCGAATTGAACGATACCGTGGACCAGTTGATTAATTCAGTGGCGTATACTGTTCCGAAG AACTTAGAACATCTGTTTCCGCAACAAGTTTGTAAAAAGTGCTACACATCATTGGAGTCCTTTATTACTTTTCGGTCAAATATGATTCTTTTCCATCAGTTCATGGAAGCATTGGTAGAGGTGAAACAAGCCAACACCAGTCTGATCAAAAATCTGTTTCAGAAACGACCGGAAGTTGTGGGATTACTCCAAACATTGAATCTGTGCAATAAAGAAAAAGCTTCCGTCGATGATTTACTGGATGAGTTTCCCAGCTATAGGTTGGCTCAGCTACCAGCCAAATACGAACTGCATTCAGAAGGAATCAAGAAGGAGCTAAGGGATGATGTTGATTTTGAGCCTTTATCGGATTCAATTCCAGAATCAATTGAAACCACTGAATTGGTTATAAAACTAGATCCTATGGAAGCACTGATGGACAGCCAAAGTACAGAATCGCATTCCCCGCGGAATGACAATTTCGATGATCTTGCAGAAGACCGAGTAGTCTCAGAACACGAACCTGAAACGAGTGCCGAATACTTGCCTGAGATCAAAGTGAAGCGTAAAAGAGATCGGTCCAAAAACGCAcctaaaacattgaaaacagtTTATCAATGTCCCAATTGCGATTTTAAAACTACGCATAAGCGAAAATTTCAAAGGCACGGAAAGACTCATCTAAAGAAGGAAATCAAACGTTTCGTCTGTCGAGAGTCCGGCTGCACGGAGGTGTTTTCCGAGTCCCGGGAATATCTCGCCCACAGAGCCAATCACCGGCTGTTCACGTGTGAATACTGTGGCAGCCAATTCAAAACGGCCAGTGACCTCAAAAGCCACTTGCTGCTACACGAAGGCAAACCGATATTCCGCTGCGAATATTGTGACTATACGGCAGTGAAGAGGGAATATGTAAAGCTCCATGTGCGCAATCAACATGTAAAAACGAATTCGTTTAAATGCGACGTATGCGACTTGATTTTTGCAAA GAAAATTACTTTGAAAAACCACATGAATATTCACACAAAAGAAAAAACCTATAACTGTAGGATATGCGAGAAGGTATTCTACGTcgaaagttatttgaaaaaacacGTCGCAAATGTGCACGAGAAGACGCGAAGAAAATGTGAATATTGTTCAAGAGACTTCTGTCTGAAGGAAGTGCTTGTCGATCACATCGAGAAGGATCACGGG attcaaatgcGCTTCATTTGTGATATCTGTTTGGACGTATCGCCGTCGCAGTCTGCGTTAGATGTTCACAGAAAGCGCCATGAGAATCCCAAACATCTGGAATGCGGCCGTTGCTTGACCGCACACACCACACAAGAAGCTTTGGACAATCATCTCTGCATAACCTACAG ggACAACTATTTTTGCTGTGGCAGAGATCGACGTCATCATACGACCTATAATAAGCACATGTATCAAGCTCACGGTATGCGTACGAATGCGAGAGTGAAACCTGTACCCGGCGAACTGATGGGTGTAGCAAGAGCGAAAAGG aaacgcGTTGAAAGTTGTTCATTTTGTGAGATGATATTCGAAACTAGAGCGTTGAAAAAGAAGCACTTAGAAACTTGCAGAGCAGCTCTCGATAGTGCAGACCAACATGGATAA
- the LOC129756677 gene encoding zinc finger protein 808-like isoform X2 gives MAVFELASYPEVCRICLHSIPVSSMIPLKKYNSELNDTVDQLINSVAYTVPKNLEHLFPQQVCKKCYTSLESFITFRSNMILFHQFMEALVEVKQANTSLIKNLFQKRPEVVGLLQTLNLCNKEKASVDDLLDEFPSYRLAQLPAKYELHSEGIKKELRDDVDFEPLSDSIPESIETTELVIKLDPMEALMDSQSTESHSPRNDNFDDLAEDRVVSEHEPETSAEYLPEIKVKRKRDRSKNAPKTLKTVYQCPNCDFKTTHKRKFQRHGKTHLKKEIKRFVCRESGCTEVFSESREYLAHRANHRLFTCEYCGSQFKTASDLKSHLLLHEGKPIFRCEYCDYTAVKREYVKLHVRNQHVKTNSFKCDVCDLIFAKKITLKNHMNIHTKEKTYNCRICEKVFYVESYLKKHVANVHEKTRRKCEYCSRDFCLKEVLVDHIEKDHGIQMRFICDICLDVSPSQSALDVHRKRHENPKHLECGRCLTAHTTQEALDNHLCITYRDNYFCCGRDRRHHTTYNKHMYQAHGMRTNARVKPVPGELMGVARAKRKRVESCSFCEMIFETRALKKKHLETCRAALDSADQHG, from the exons ATGGCCGTGTTCGAATTAGCATCCTATCCGGAAGTATGCCGAATATGTCTGCATTCGATTCCGGTGAGTTCGATGATCCCACTGAAGAAATATAATTCCGAATTGAACGATACCGTGGACCAGTTGATTAATTCAGTGGCGTATACTGTTCCGAAG AACTTAGAACATCTGTTTCCGCAACAAGTTTGTAAAAAGTGCTACACATCATTGGAGTCCTTTATTACTTTTCGGTCAAATATGATTCTTTTCCATCAGTTCATGGAAGCATTGGTAGAGGTGAAACAAGCCAACACCAGTCTGATCAAAAATCTGTTTCAGAAACGACCGGAAGTTGTGGGATTACTCCAAACATTGAATCTGTGCAATAAAGAAAAAGCTTCCGTCGATGATTTACTGGATGAGTTTCCCAGCTATAGGTTGGCTCAGCTACCAGCCAAATACGAACTGCATTCAGAAGGAATCAAGAAGGAGCTAAGGGATGATGTTGATTTTGAGCCTTTATCGGATTCAATTCCAGAATCAATTGAAACCACTGAATTGGTTATAAAACTAGATCCTATGGAAGCACTGATGGACAGCCAAAGTACAGAATCGCATTCCCCGCGGAATGACAATTTCGATGATCTTGCAGAAGACCGAGTAGTCTCAGAACACGAACCTGAAACGAGTGCCGAATACTTGCCTGAGATCAAAGTGAAGCGTAAAAGAGATCGGTCCAAAAACGCAcctaaaacattgaaaacagtTTATCAATGTCCCAATTGCGATTTTAAAACTACGCATAAGCGAAAATTTCAAAGGCACGGAAAGACTCATCTAAAGAAGGAAATCAAACGTTTCGTCTGTCGAGAGTCCGGCTGCACGGAGGTGTTTTCCGAGTCCCGGGAATATCTCGCCCACAGAGCCAATCACCGGCTGTTCACGTGTGAATACTGTGGCAGCCAATTCAAAACGGCCAGTGACCTCAAAAGCCACTTGCTGCTACACGAAGGCAAACCGATATTCCGCTGCGAATATTGTGACTATACGGCAGTGAAGAGGGAATATGTAAAGCTCCATGTGCGCAATCAACATGTAAAAACGAATTCGTTTAAATGCGACGTATGCGACTTGATTTTTGCAAA GAAAATTACTTTGAAAAACCACATGAATATTCACACAAAAGAAAAAACCTATAACTGTAGGATATGCGAGAAGGTATTCTACGTcgaaagttatttgaaaaaacacGTCGCAAATGTGCACGAGAAGACGCGAAGAAAATGTGAATATTGTTCAAGAGACTTCTGTCTGAAGGAAGTGCTTGTCGATCACATCGAGAAGGATCACGGG attcaaatgcGCTTCATTTGTGATATCTGTTTGGACGTATCGCCGTCGCAGTCTGCGTTAGATGTTCACAGAAAGCGCCATGAGAATCCCAAACATCTGGAATGCGGCCGTTGCTTGACCGCACACACCACACAAGAAGCTTTGGACAATCATCTCTGCATAACCTACAG ggACAACTATTTTTGCTGTGGCAGAGATCGACGTCATCATACGACCTATAATAAGCACATGTATCAAGCTCACGGTATGCGTACGAATGCGAGAGTGAAACCTGTACCCGGCGAACTGATGGGTGTAGCAAGAGCGAAAAGG aaacgcGTTGAAAGTTGTTCATTTTGTGAGATGATATTCGAAACTAGAGCGTTGAAAAAGAAGCACTTAGAAACTTGCAGAGCAGCTCTCGATAGTGCAGACCAACATGGATAA
- the LOC129756678 gene encoding zinc finger protein OZF-like, translating to MTIFMLSNYPKLCRLCLLMVPENESMALDAFDPILKETVGAFVESITFKISEENLSFLPKEVCQACLNKVRRYAKFCHQVKMVHRLMDSMAEHKLLNTEPLRTLFESSPNLVEMLIEMGLCTKTDATVQDLLDEFPSYGFEEKPSNEEEPLEEEGSNQIFMIEESHMDGSTTDGSSNEESDEKFKPRTRKAAGRPRIETKSGKVSEPLQCTQCKFKTFYKKNLAAHQERHVRKTHKLYECLKDGCTETFTDVRLYRKHSLNAHKSFVCEECGLLVPTKFGLKTHMERHQKQYGYQCPYCDARFNAKHDLSTHKRRVHLSGTHECDQCGQKFNRKDRLNDHIARHMGVLKHECPVCGKKFVTAAKLKKHRDNVHDKKSIPCEHCGRTFNHLTLLRDHIEYAHGIQQRFVCDICLQLFYSQEALDSHRLRHENPKKLECSRCLEVFPSQEQLGDHLCITYRNDYVCCGRDHHNHGMYNRHMFSEHGLKTNVRVKPVPGQMLGQIRAKRKRK from the exons ATGACGATTTTCATGTTGAGCAACTATCCGAAGCTGTGTCGGTTATGTTTGTTGATGGTTCCTGAAAATGAATCCATGGCCCTAGATGCGTTCGATCCGATTCTTAAAGAGACGGTGGGAGCATTTGTGGAATCAATTACCTTTAAAATCTCTGAG GAAAATTTAAGCTTCCTGCCCAAGGAAGTTTGCCAGGCTTGTTTAAACAAAGTTCGCAGgtatgcaaaattttgtcaccagGTTAAAATGGTCCACCGACTCATGGACAGTATGGCTGAGCATAAACTTCTGAACACCGAACCGCTCCGAACGCTTTTCGAAAGTTCGCCTAATCTTGTAGAAATGCTCATAGAAATGGGTCTATGTACAAAAACGGACGCCACCGTTCAGGACTTGTTAGATGAATTTCCTAGCTATGGCTTTGAGGAGAAACCTTCGAATGAGGAAGAACCGCTAGAAGAGGAAGGATCAAATCAAATATTCATGATTGAGGAGAGTCATATGGATGGTTCAACAACAGATGGCAGTAGTAACGAAGAGTCGGACGAGAAATTCAAGCCTCGAACACGAAAAGCAGCCGGTAGACCGCGCATAGAGACGAAATCTGGCAAGGTCTCGGAACCGCTGCAATGCACTCAATGCAAGTTCAAGACATTCTACAAAAAGAACTTAGCAGCGCACCAGGAGCGACACGTTCGAAAAACGCACAAGCTCTACGAATGCTTGAAAGACGGGTGCACGGAAACCTTCACCGATGTCCGGTTGTACAGGAAACATTCGCTCAATGCCCATAAATCGTTCGTCTGCGAAGAATGTGGATTGCTGGTGCCGACAAAGTTTGGATTAAAAACTCACATGGAACGGCACCAGAAGCAGTACGGCTATCAATGTCCGTACTGCGATGCTCGGTTCAATGCAAAGCACGACCTGAGTACGCACAAACGGCGGGTCCATCTGAGCGGAACCCACGAGTGCGATCAGTgtggacaaaaatttaacaggAAGGATCGACTGAATGATCACATCGCTCGACACATGGGCGTTCTAAAGCACGAATGTCCGGTGTGTGGTAAAAAGTTTGTTACAGCCGCGAAACTTAAAAAGCACCGGGACAACGTACACGATAAAAAGTCCATTCCTTGTGAGCACTGTGGCCGAACTTTTAATCATTTGACGTTGCTGAGAGATCATATTGAATATGCGCATGGG ATCCAGCAACGATTTGTCTGTGACATTTGTCTACAGTTGTTTTATAGCCAGGAAGCCTTGGATTCGCACAGGTTGCGCcacgaaaatccaaaaaagttgGAATGTAGCCGCTGTTTGGAAGTATTCCCCAGTCAGGAGCAGTTGGGCGATCATTTGTGCATTACTTACAG GAATGATTATGTTTGTTGCGGTCGGGATCACCACAACCACGGGATGTACAACCGACACATGTTCAGCGAGCACGGGTTGAAAACGAATGTCCGAGTTAAACCGGTTCCCGGTCAAATGCTGGGACAAATACGAGCCAAacggaaaagaaaataa